In Yersinia enterocolitica subsp. enterocolitica, one DNA window encodes the following:
- the yejK gene encoding nucleoid-associated protein YejK translates to MSLDIDQIALHQLVKRDEQTLDVVLRDSLLPANAVVEEMMAELHRVYSAKSKAYGLFNEQSELADALKRSRKGDEDFLSFSRAATGRLRDELAKYPFAEGGVVLFCQYRYLAVEYLLIAVLSSCNSMRVNEQLDLSTTHYLDINRADIVARIDLTEWENNPESTRYLTFLKGRVGRKVSDFFMDFLAASEGLDTKAQNRGLLQAVDDYCADAELGKNERQAYRQQVYSYCNEQLQAGEEIALQELAQELPKLGEKDFQQFSVEQGYALEESFPADRGTLRQLTKFAGSGGGLSINFDALLLGERIFWDAATDTLTIKGTPPNLRDQLQRNSGK, encoded by the coding sequence ATGAGTCTGGATATTGACCAGATAGCCTTACACCAGCTTGTCAAACGTGATGAACAAACGCTTGATGTGGTGTTGCGCGATTCGTTGTTACCTGCCAATGCTGTAGTTGAAGAAATGATGGCCGAGCTGCATCGGGTTTACAGTGCCAAAAGCAAAGCTTATGGATTATTTAATGAACAAAGCGAGCTGGCTGATGCGCTGAAACGAAGCCGTAAGGGTGATGAAGACTTCCTCAGCTTTAGCCGTGCAGCGACTGGACGTTTGCGGGATGAGTTAGCCAAATACCCATTTGCCGAGGGGGGCGTGGTGCTGTTTTGCCAATACCGCTATCTGGCAGTGGAATATTTGCTGATTGCAGTACTGAGCAGTTGCAATAGCATGCGCGTTAATGAGCAACTTGATCTGAGTACGACCCATTATCTCGATATTAATCGTGCTGATATTGTGGCTCGTATCGATTTAACTGAATGGGAAAACAACCCGGAATCCACCCGTTACCTGACTTTCCTGAAAGGGCGGGTAGGGCGCAAGGTTTCTGATTTCTTTATGGATTTTCTGGCCGCAAGTGAAGGCCTGGATACTAAAGCGCAGAACCGCGGTTTATTACAGGCAGTTGATGATTATTGCGCGGATGCCGAGCTGGGTAAAAATGAACGTCAGGCATATCGCCAGCAGGTTTATAGCTACTGTAATGAGCAGTTGCAGGCTGGTGAAGAAATTGCTTTGCAGGAACTTGCGCAAGAGTTGCCGAAGTTGGGCGAGAAAGATTTTCAGCAATTCTCCGTTGAACAAGGTTATGCATTGGAAGAGAGCTTCCCGGCGGATCGCGGTACGTTGCGTCAATTGACTAAATTTGCCGGCAGTGGCGGCGGGTTGAGTATTAATTTCGATGCATTGTTATTGGGCGAGCGTATTTTTTGGGATGCGGCAACAGACACGTTGACCATTAAAGGTACGCCACCGAATCTGCGTGATCAGTTACAGCGCAATTCAGGAAAATGA
- a CDS encoding DEAD/DEAH box helicase codes for MAFTLRPYQQEAVDATLAHFRRHAEPALIVLPTGAGKSLVIAELAKLARGRVLVLAHVKELVAQNHAKYCAYGLEADIFAAGLQQRQSEGKVVFGSVQSVARNLSLFDSAFSLLIIDECHRISDKDDSQYQQIIQHLRTTNPRLRLLGLTATPYRLGKGWIYQFHYHGITRGDEKSLFRDCIYELPLRYMIKHGFLVPPERLDMPVVQYDFSRLTSNSDGMFREADLDRELKQQQRITPHIVSQIMEYAAHRRGVMIFAATVEHAKEVYGLLPKGEAALVSAGTPPAERDALITAFKQQQLRYLVNVAVLTTGFDAPHVDLIAILRPTESVSLYQQIVGRGLRLSPGKEDCLILDYAGNPHDLFAPEVGTSKPHGDSQPVQVFCPDCGFANIFWGKCTESGEIIEHYGRRCQGWFEDDQGARAQCDYRFRFKSCPHCGAENDIAARRCHQCQEVLVDPDDMLKAALKLKDALVLRCGGMNLEAGQDAKGEWLKITYYDEEGTNTSERFRLTTAAQRMAFEQIFLRPHQRAPGIALKWQTAADIIAQQALLRYPDFVVARRRGQWWQIREKVFDYQGRFRRADSLA; via the coding sequence ATGGCCTTTACGTTACGCCCTTATCAACAAGAAGCGGTAGATGCGACCCTCGCTCATTTTCGCCGCCATGCCGAACCAGCACTCATTGTCTTACCCACTGGCGCGGGTAAAAGTCTGGTTATCGCTGAATTAGCCAAACTGGCGCGCGGGCGCGTTTTAGTGCTGGCGCATGTCAAAGAACTGGTGGCGCAGAATCACGCCAAATATTGTGCTTATGGTTTAGAGGCTGATATTTTTGCCGCAGGCCTGCAACAACGCCAAAGTGAAGGGAAAGTGGTTTTTGGTAGCGTACAATCCGTGGCGCGAAACCTGTCTCTATTTGATAGTGCCTTTTCACTGCTGATAATTGATGAATGTCATCGAATCAGCGATAAAGATGACAGCCAATATCAGCAAATTATTCAGCATTTACGTACCACCAACCCACGCCTGCGCTTATTGGGGCTGACTGCCACCCCCTACCGCTTGGGTAAAGGCTGGATCTATCAATTCCACTATCACGGTATCACCCGTGGTGATGAAAAATCCCTGTTCCGCGATTGTATTTATGAATTACCCCTGCGTTATATGATTAAGCACGGCTTTCTGGTCCCACCGGAACGGCTGGATATGCCCGTCGTACAATATGATTTCAGCCGCTTGACCAGCAATAGCGACGGTATGTTCCGTGAAGCGGATTTAGACCGCGAGCTTAAGCAGCAGCAAAGAATTACCCCACATATTGTCAGTCAGATAATGGAGTATGCCGCCCATCGACGAGGGGTGATGATTTTCGCCGCCACCGTTGAGCATGCCAAAGAGGTCTATGGGCTGTTGCCTAAAGGTGAGGCTGCGCTGGTAAGTGCCGGAACGCCGCCAGCCGAACGGGATGCGTTAATTACCGCGTTTAAACAGCAGCAATTGCGCTATTTGGTGAATGTCGCGGTGCTGACCACCGGTTTTGATGCCCCGCATGTCGATCTGATTGCCATTCTTCGCCCGACCGAGTCAGTTAGTTTGTATCAGCAAATTGTCGGGCGCGGGCTGCGGCTCTCTCCGGGCAAAGAAGATTGCCTGATTCTGGATTATGCCGGTAACCCCCATGACCTTTTCGCTCCGGAAGTGGGTACCAGCAAACCCCACGGTGACAGCCAGCCAGTGCAGGTCTTTTGCCCGGACTGCGGCTTTGCCAATATCTTCTGGGGGAAATGCACTGAGTCCGGCGAGATTATTGAACACTATGGCCGCCGCTGCCAAGGCTGGTTTGAAGATGATCAAGGTGCACGAGCACAATGTGATTACCGCTTCCGCTTCAAATCCTGCCCACATTGTGGTGCAGAAAATGATATTGCTGCTCGCCGCTGCCATCAGTGTCAGGAGGTGCTGGTCGATCCCGATGACATGCTCAAAGCTGCGTTGAAATTAAAGGATGCGCTGGTACTACGTTGTGGCGGAATGAACCTGGAAGCGGGTCAGGATGCAAAAGGTGAGTGGCTAAAAATCACCTATTACGACGAAGAGGGTACCAATACCAGTGAGCGATTTCGCTTAACCACTGCCGCACAACGAATGGCATTCGAGCAAATTTTCCTTCGTCCGCACCAACGGGCTCCGGGTATTGCGCTTAAATGGCAAACTGCCGCAGATATCATCGCCCAGCAAGCGCTATTGCGTTATCCCGATTTTGTTGTCGCCCGCCGTCGCGGGCAATGGTGGCAAATCAGGGAAAAGGTTTTTGATTATCAGGGCCGTTTTAGACGCGCTGATTCCCTCGCCTAA
- the rsuA gene encoding 16S rRNA pseudouridine(516) synthase RsuA — protein sequence MRLDKFLSQQLGVSRALVARELRAKRVTIDGEVVKSGAIKLTPEQDVRFDGNPLQQTVGPRYFMLNKPQGYVCSTEDPDHPTVLYFLDEPVAYKLHAAGRLDIDTTGLVLMTDDGQWSHRITSPRHHCEKTYLVTLEQPIADDTAQQFTDGVQLHNEKSLTKPAQLEVIEPQLVRLTISEGRYHQVKRMFAAVGNRVLELHRERIGAIKLDDDLAPGEYRPLTPEEIASVGAPHL from the coding sequence ATGCGATTGGACAAGTTTTTATCTCAGCAATTAGGGGTTAGCCGGGCGTTAGTTGCGCGCGAGCTGCGGGCAAAACGCGTCACTATAGATGGCGAAGTGGTCAAAAGTGGTGCTATCAAGCTGACACCGGAACAAGATGTGAGATTTGACGGCAACCCATTACAACAAACGGTTGGCCCACGTTACTTTATGCTGAACAAACCGCAGGGTTATGTGTGTTCAACAGAAGACCCGGATCATCCGACCGTGCTGTATTTCCTTGATGAACCAGTAGCATACAAACTTCATGCCGCTGGGCGGTTGGATATCGATACCACCGGATTGGTGCTGATGACCGATGATGGTCAATGGTCACATCGCATTACCTCACCACGCCATCATTGTGAAAAGACCTATTTGGTGACGCTGGAACAGCCGATTGCTGATGATACCGCGCAGCAGTTTACCGACGGCGTGCAGTTGCATAATGAGAAGTCTCTGACTAAACCGGCTCAGCTTGAGGTTATCGAACCACAGTTGGTGCGGCTGACCATCAGTGAAGGGCGCTACCATCAGGTGAAACGCATGTTTGCGGCAGTGGGTAATCGCGTGCTGGAACTGCATCGTGAGCGCATTGGCGCTATTAAACTTGATGATGATTTGGCTCCTGGGGAGTATCGCCCACTGACACCTGAAGAAATCGCCAGTGTTGGCGCTCCCCATTTGTAA
- a CDS encoding 6-phospho-beta-glucosidase, translated as MSHKQLPKDFLWGGAVAAHQVEGGWDKGGKGVSIADVLSGGAHGVDRVMTDGVQEGYRYPNHEAVDFYGHYKEDIALFAEMGFKCFRTSIAWTRIFPKGDELQPNEAGLQFYDDMFDELLKYGIEPVITLSHFEMPWHLVKEYGGWKNRKVVDFFVKFSEVVMERYKSKVKYWMTFNEINNQRNWKYPLFGYCCSGVVFTEQENPEETMYQVLHHQFVASAKVVKLGHAINPEFKIGCMVAMVPLYPFSCHPDDMMYSVEAMRERYLFGDVHMRGYYPSYILNEWERRGFTINMEEGDLDTLREGCADYMGLSYYMSNAVSAVNPGSGNSLSGFEGSVPNPHVKASDWGWQIDPVGLRYSLSVLYERYQKPLFIVENGFGAIDKVADDGMVHDDYRIAYLKAHIEQMKKAVFEDGVDLMGYTPWGCIDCVSFTTGEYSKRYGFIYVDKNDDGTGTMARSRKQSFDWYKKVIASNGEEL; from the coding sequence GGCTGGGATAAAGGCGGCAAAGGTGTAAGCATTGCTGATGTATTGTCCGGTGGCGCTCACGGTGTTGACCGAGTTATGACTGATGGTGTGCAAGAAGGTTATCGCTATCCAAACCATGAAGCGGTTGATTTTTATGGTCATTATAAAGAAGATATCGCGCTGTTTGCCGAAATGGGCTTCAAATGCTTCCGTACTTCCATTGCCTGGACGCGTATTTTCCCGAAGGGTGATGAGTTGCAGCCGAATGAAGCGGGTCTGCAATTTTACGATGATATGTTTGATGAGCTGTTGAAATACGGTATCGAACCGGTTATTACGCTATCTCATTTTGAAATGCCGTGGCACTTGGTTAAAGAATACGGTGGCTGGAAAAATCGGAAAGTGGTCGACTTTTTCGTGAAATTCAGTGAAGTGGTCATGGAGCGCTACAAGAGCAAAGTCAAATATTGGATGACATTCAACGAGATCAATAACCAACGTAACTGGAAATATCCACTATTTGGTTACTGCTGCTCTGGAGTGGTTTTCACTGAGCAAGAAAATCCTGAAGAAACGATGTATCAGGTTCTGCATCATCAGTTTGTTGCCAGTGCCAAAGTTGTCAAATTAGGCCACGCTATTAATCCAGAATTCAAGATTGGCTGTATGGTCGCGATGGTGCCGCTCTATCCATTCTCCTGCCATCCAGATGACATGATGTATTCGGTGGAGGCTATGCGTGAGCGTTATCTATTCGGTGACGTCCACATGCGTGGTTACTACCCTTCATATATTCTGAATGAATGGGAGCGCCGCGGTTTCACTATCAATATGGAAGAGGGCGACCTTGATACTCTACGTGAGGGCTGCGCCGATTATATGGGCTTAAGCTATTACATGAGTAACGCAGTTTCTGCGGTTAATCCCGGTAGCGGCAACTCCCTTTCTGGCTTTGAGGGCAGTGTACCGAATCCACATGTTAAAGCATCCGATTGGGGATGGCAGATCGATCCCGTCGGCTTGCGTTATTCACTGAGCGTATTGTATGAACGTTACCAGAAGCCGCTGTTTATTGTTGAAAATGGTTTTGGTGCTATCGACAAAGTGGCTGATGACGGTATGGTTCATGATGATTACCGCATTGCGTATCTTAAAGCCCATATTGAGCAGATGAAAAAAGCAGTGTTTGAAGATGGCGTAGACCTGATGGGCTACACCCCGTGGGGTTGTATCGATTGTGTATCATTCACAACCGGTGAATACAGCAAGCGTTATGGTTTTATCTACGTGGATAAAAACGATGACGGCACCGGCACCATGGCGCGTTCACGTAAACAAAGTTTTGACTGGTATAAAAAAGTGATTGCCAGCAATGGTGAAGAGCTTTAA
- a CDS encoding Bcr/CflA family multidrug efflux MFS transporter codes for MHASNPNEAKNRTSHVGLIFILGLLSMLMPLAIDMYLPSMPIIAQEFGVESGAVQMTLSAYVLGFAIGQMFYGPMADSIGRKPVIFWGTLIFALAGMACAMAQSVEQLINLRFLHGLSAAAASVVINALMRDMFTKDDFSRMMSFVVLVMTIAPLLAPIIGGALLVWFSWHAIFWSMAGAALVGAILVALFIKESLPKEKRQRFHLRTTIGNFATLFRHKRVLCYMLASGFSFAGMFSFLSAGPFVYIDLNGVSPQNFGYYFALNIVFLFLMTLINSRNVRRFGALKMFRFGMLVQFVMGIWLLVVCATGLGFWALVLGVAAYVGCIAMITSNAMAVILDDFPHMAGTASSLAGTLRFGIGAVVGTLLSMAPSRSAWSMVSSMAFCIIVAMLLYLYASRPQNKNAVK; via the coding sequence GTGCATGCCAGTAATCCAAATGAAGCAAAGAACCGGACATCCCACGTTGGCTTGATCTTTATCCTGGGCTTGCTATCAATGCTGATGCCTCTGGCTATTGATATGTATCTGCCCAGTATGCCCATCATTGCGCAGGAGTTTGGTGTAGAAAGTGGTGCGGTACAGATGACACTAAGTGCCTATGTACTGGGGTTCGCCATCGGGCAAATGTTCTATGGGCCAATGGCTGATAGCATCGGGCGTAAGCCGGTTATCTTCTGGGGTACGCTTATCTTCGCTCTGGCGGGGATGGCTTGTGCCATGGCGCAGTCGGTTGAGCAACTGATTAATTTGCGCTTCCTGCATGGTTTGTCAGCCGCCGCTGCCAGTGTGGTGATTAATGCATTGATGCGAGATATGTTCACCAAAGATGATTTCTCACGAATGATGTCTTTTGTGGTCTTGGTGATGACTATCGCGCCGCTGCTGGCACCGATTATCGGTGGTGCCTTGTTAGTGTGGTTTAGCTGGCACGCCATCTTCTGGAGCATGGCGGGTGCTGCGTTGGTGGGGGCGATACTGGTCGCGCTATTTATTAAAGAGAGCTTGCCGAAAGAGAAACGGCAGCGGTTCCACTTGCGCACCACTATTGGCAATTTCGCGACGTTATTCCGCCATAAGCGGGTACTATGCTACATGTTGGCCAGCGGTTTCTCATTTGCCGGTATGTTCTCATTCCTCAGTGCCGGGCCTTTTGTTTATATTGATTTAAATGGAGTTTCTCCGCAAAACTTCGGCTATTACTTCGCGCTGAATATTGTCTTTTTATTCTTGATGACATTGATCAACAGCCGTAATGTTCGCCGCTTCGGAGCACTGAAGATGTTCCGTTTTGGTATGTTAGTTCAATTTGTCATGGGGATCTGGCTATTGGTGGTCTGTGCCACCGGGTTAGGATTCTGGGCGCTGGTGTTGGGGGTAGCGGCTTATGTCGGGTGCATCGCGATGATTACCTCAAATGCGATGGCAGTCATTTTGGATGATTTCCCGCATATGGCTGGGACGGCGTCTTCTTTGGCCGGTACTTTGCGCTTTGGTATTGGCGCGGTAGTGGGAACGCTGTTATCGATGGCCCCCTCCCGCAGTGCCTGGTCGATGGTCAGTTCAATGGCATTTTGTATTATTGTCGCCATGCTGCTGTATCTGTATGCCAGCCGTCCGCAGAATAAAAACGCGGTAAAATAG
- a CDS encoding methyltransferase has product MGNNNQLKNEDDTAALYLLEQAMGFTFQASLRAATILGVADHLKKEAKTAEELGQTVEADSRQLNRVLRMLASRNIFAESADGRFSLTPAAQYLRSDHNDSLRAAVLMLTDKTFWLPLGNLVENLRGESAFKKAFGMSFYEYWSRDNIPESEGDFHAGMSSMSSVENNFLVRSYDFPKHATVIDIAGGFGGLLLKVLQHNPTLHGILFDRPAVLEKNRLSELGDDSRWETQTGNFFESCPTADIYLLKYITMDWPEEQASQILRSCRNAMRPNSKVLIFEPVISREDTRQGGKEIDLLLLGSFDGGQARTEEELKTLLASADLKLNRIIDTGSYVSIIEAIPA; this is encoded by the coding sequence ATGGGCAACAATAATCAACTAAAAAATGAAGATGATACTGCGGCATTATATTTATTGGAGCAGGCTATGGGCTTTACTTTTCAAGCCTCATTACGTGCTGCAACAATTTTAGGGGTGGCGGATCATCTGAAAAAAGAGGCGAAAACTGCGGAGGAACTTGGGCAGACAGTGGAGGCAGACTCACGTCAATTAAATCGAGTATTACGTATGCTAGCATCGCGAAATATCTTTGCAGAATCGGCAGATGGTCGATTTTCACTGACCCCAGCGGCACAGTATCTTCGCTCAGATCATAATGACTCACTACGCGCGGCAGTATTAATGCTGACGGATAAAACATTCTGGCTCCCACTCGGTAATCTTGTTGAGAATCTACGAGGTGAATCAGCCTTTAAAAAGGCATTCGGAATGTCTTTTTATGAATACTGGTCACGAGATAACATTCCCGAATCAGAAGGTGATTTTCATGCTGGAATGTCATCAATGTCCTCAGTAGAAAATAACTTCCTGGTGCGCAGCTATGACTTTCCAAAACATGCCACAGTGATTGATATTGCCGGGGGGTTCGGTGGGTTGCTATTGAAAGTGCTGCAACATAATCCCACATTACATGGTATTTTGTTCGATCGCCCTGCGGTCTTAGAAAAGAACCGCCTTAGCGAGTTGGGGGATGATTCACGTTGGGAAACCCAGACAGGTAATTTCTTTGAAAGCTGCCCAACAGCTGATATTTATTTATTAAAATACATCACGATGGATTGGCCGGAAGAACAAGCAAGTCAGATATTGCGCAGTTGTCGTAATGCAATGCGGCCCAATTCAAAAGTGCTTATCTTTGAACCCGTTATATCCAGAGAAGATACCAGGCAAGGTGGCAAAGAGATCGACCTTTTGTTATTAGGTAGTTTTGATGGAGGACAAGCACGCACTGAGGAGGAGCTTAAAACACTGCTGGCCAGTGCAGATCTGAAACTTAATCGTATTATCGATACCGGAAGCTATGTATCAATCATTGAGGCTATTCCAGCCTAG
- a CDS encoding YejG family protein has translation MNNIQLSVVHRLPQSYRWLSGFIGVKVEPMPLAAIDDSNNDLMGLKLLSHDGKHAQIIMQRLHLSLQEIQVDSAIVEWEGEPCLFVHRQDESATMCRLKDVGVAIAETMTALYPF, from the coding sequence GTGAATAATATCCAACTTTCGGTAGTACATCGTCTGCCGCAAAGTTACCGCTGGTTATCTGGGTTTATCGGCGTCAAAGTTGAACCGATGCCACTAGCCGCGATAGACGATAGCAACAATGATCTCATGGGACTTAAGTTACTGAGCCATGATGGTAAACATGCCCAGATTATCATGCAGCGGCTCCATCTCTCGCTACAAGAGATACAAGTGGACTCCGCCATTGTGGAATGGGAAGGCGAGCCTTGCCTGTTTGTTCATCGTCAGGATGAAAGTGCGACCATGTGCCGCCTGAAAGATGTCGGTGTGGCTATTGCTGAGACCATGACTGCGCTTTATCCTTTCTGA
- the yejM gene encoding LPS biosynthesis-modulating metalloenzyme YejM — protein MVTNRQRYREKVSQMISWGHWFALFNILFSLVLGSRYLFVSDWPSSLIGRVYALVSWLGHFSFIVFAAYLLVIFPLTFVVMSQRLLRFISAAFATAGLTLLLVDTEVFTRFHLHLNPVVWELVVNPDQTELARDWQLMFIAVPVIFLVEMLFGTWAWQKLRSLNRQRFVKPLVAVFILAFFASHLIYIWADANFYRPISMQRANLPLSYPMTARKFLEKHGLLDQEEYQRRLIEQGNPDALTVEYPLSPIVFSDNGSGYNLLLIVVDGIRANSLQKDMPALSEFGHANIQFNRHYSSGNRQDTGLFGLFYGISPTYLDGILSARKPSAFITSLSAQGYQFGLFSSDGFASPLYRQALLSDFTLPAPAEQTDSETTAQWQQWLSTLNSNVPWFSYINLNGAVEAQDPVIGHKVALPTDFIHNYQAGAKDVDQQIATILDTLKQRGLLDKTVIIITAAHGVEFNDTGNDNWGAGSSFNRQQLQVPLIVHWPGTPAQKVNKLTNHEDIMATLMQRLLHVKTASEDYSQGEDLFAAQRSNNWVATGDNGTLVITTPTQTIVLDNNGEYRTYDMQGNEIKDEKPQLPLLLQVLTDIKRFIAN, from the coding sequence ATGGTGACAAATCGTCAGCGCTATCGTGAAAAAGTCTCCCAGATGATCAGCTGGGGGCACTGGTTCGCCTTGTTTAATATCCTGTTCAGCCTGGTGCTGGGTAGCCGCTATTTGTTTGTTTCCGATTGGCCCTCATCGCTGATTGGCCGTGTCTATGCCCTTGTCAGTTGGCTGGGGCACTTTAGTTTTATCGTGTTTGCCGCCTATCTACTGGTGATATTCCCGCTGACCTTCGTGGTGATGTCACAGCGGTTGCTCCGATTCATCTCCGCCGCTTTCGCTACCGCGGGTTTGACCCTGTTATTAGTGGATACCGAGGTCTTCACCCGTTTCCACCTACATCTTAACCCCGTCGTGTGGGAATTAGTGGTTAACCCGGATCAAACTGAGCTGGCGCGTGATTGGCAATTGATGTTTATTGCCGTGCCGGTCATTTTTCTGGTCGAGATGCTTTTCGGCACCTGGGCATGGCAAAAACTTCGTAGCCTCAACCGGCAACGCTTTGTTAAACCATTGGTTGCCGTATTTATTTTAGCCTTCTTTGCCTCGCATCTAATTTATATCTGGGCAGATGCTAATTTCTATCGGCCAATCAGTATGCAGCGCGCAAACTTGCCGCTCTCATACCCGATGACTGCACGTAAATTCCTTGAAAAACATGGTTTGCTTGACCAGGAAGAATATCAGCGTCGCTTGATAGAACAAGGTAATCCAGATGCCCTAACAGTGGAATATCCTCTCAGCCCCATTGTGTTTAGTGACAACGGCAGTGGTTACAACCTGTTATTAATTGTGGTTGATGGCATCCGTGCTAATAGCCTGCAAAAAGATATGCCTGCTTTGTCAGAGTTTGGTCATGCCAACATTCAGTTTAACCGGCATTATAGTTCGGGTAATCGCCAGGATACGGGTCTGTTTGGTCTGTTTTATGGTATCTCCCCAACCTACCTCGACGGTATTCTTTCTGCGCGTAAACCTTCTGCATTTATCACGTCATTGAGTGCGCAAGGGTATCAATTTGGGTTGTTCTCATCCGATGGCTTTGCCTCACCGCTCTATCGCCAGGCATTGCTATCCGATTTCACCTTACCTGCGCCAGCAGAGCAAACGGACAGTGAAACCACCGCACAATGGCAGCAATGGCTATCAACACTCAATAGCAATGTGCCGTGGTTCTCATACATTAATTTGAATGGCGCTGTTGAAGCGCAAGATCCGGTCATCGGTCATAAAGTTGCCCTCCCAACTGATTTTATTCATAACTATCAAGCGGGTGCCAAAGATGTTGATCAGCAGATTGCGACCATTCTGGATACGCTAAAACAACGTGGCCTACTTGATAAGACCGTAATTATTATTACTGCGGCCCATGGTGTCGAATTTAATGACACTGGCAATGATAACTGGGGTGCTGGCAGTAGCTTTAATCGACAGCAACTACAGGTTCCATTAATTGTTCATTGGCCGGGCACTCCCGCGCAGAAAGTGAATAAGCTAACGAACCATGAAGACATCATGGCGACACTGATGCAGCGGCTATTACACGTCAAAACTGCCTCAGAAGACTATTCGCAAGGGGAAGACTTGTTCGCGGCGCAACGTAGCAATAACTGGGTGGCGACGGGTGATAATGGCACGTTGGTGATTACCACGCCAACACAAACCATCGTGTTAGATAATAATGGTGAATATCGTACCTATGATATGCAAGGCAATGAAATTAAAGATGAAAAGCCACAACTTCCGTTGCTGTTGCAAGTACTGACTGATATAAAACGTTTTATTGCGAACTAG
- a CDS encoding YejL family protein, with product MPQSSRYSDEHVEQLLSELVSVLEKHRTPTDLSLMVLGNMVTNLINTSIAPAQRKVLARSFAEALQASVREDKAH from the coding sequence ATGCCACAATCATCCCGTTACAGTGACGAACACGTTGAACAATTGCTATCTGAATTGGTCAGCGTACTGGAAAAACACCGTACCCCAACCGATCTTTCTTTGATGGTTTTGGGGAATATGGTAACAAATCTGATCAATACCAGCATTGCTCCCGCGCAACGCAAAGTATTGGCTCGTTCTTTCGCTGAAGCCCTTCAAGCTTCAGTACGTGAAGACAAAGCTCATTAA
- the rplY gene encoding 50S ribosomal protein L25: protein MITIKAEVRNDQGKGASRRLRAANKFPAIIYGGSEAAIAIELDHDTTKNLELKPGFYDNTGLTLVINGKETKVKVQAVQRHAFKPKLTHIDFVRI, encoded by the coding sequence ATGATCACTATCAAAGCAGAAGTACGTAACGACCAGGGTAAGGGTGCGAGCCGCCGCCTGCGTGCAGCAAATAAATTTCCGGCAATCATTTACGGTGGTTCAGAAGCAGCAATCGCTATTGAGCTTGACCATGACACCACCAAAAACCTTGAATTGAAACCGGGCTTTTATGATAATACTGGACTGACTCTGGTTATCAACGGTAAAGAAACCAAAGTTAAAGTACAGGCTGTTCAGCGTCACGCTTTCAAGCCAAAACTGACTCATATCGACTTCGTTCGCATTTAA